A genomic segment from Nicotiana sylvestris chromosome 1, ASM39365v2, whole genome shotgun sequence encodes:
- the LOC104228197 gene encoding uncharacterized protein, whose product MVVPKSKAPFPRPPSPYPQRLAKLNNENQFKKFIDMMNSLSINVPLVEALEQIPGYAKLMNYLVAKKRSMNCEMIKMTHQVSAIVHSIAPKLEDPGAFTLSCTISNADFTKVLCDLGASINLMPYFVFKTLGIVQPRPTYMRLQMADRTMKRPLGIIDDVLVRADKFILPANFVMLYCEVDYEVSIILEIPFLAIGKALVEMEAGELTFRVGDEKVCSMFAS is encoded by the coding sequence ATGGTAGTTCCCAAATCCAAGGCTCCTTTTCCAAGGCCTCCTTCGCCATATCCTCAAAGGCTAGCAAAACTAAACAATGAGAACCagtttaagaaatttattgatatgatgaacagtttgtccataaatgtgcctttggttgaAGCTCTAGAACAAATACCGGGATATGCCAAGTTAATGAATTACTTGGTAGCAAAGAAGAGATCAATGAACTGTgaaatgatcaaaatgacacatcaagtgagtgcTATTGTGCACTCCATAGCTCCAAAGTTAGAAGACCCTGGTGCCTTTACACTCTCATGCACTATTAGTAATGCCGATTTCACCAAAGTtttgtgtgatttgggagcaagcattAACTTGATGCCATATTTTGTGTTCAAGACATTGGGGATTGTGCAACCAAGGCCCACAtacatgaggttgcaaatggcggataggaCAATGAAGAGGCCATTGGGGATAATTGATGATGTGCTAGTTCGGGCCGACAAGTTCATACTTCCCGCAAATTTTGTGATGCTTTACTGTGAGGTTGACTACGAGGTGTCAATCATATTGGAGATACCTTTCCTAGCTATAGGAAAGGCCTTAGTTGAGATGGAAgcaggggagctcaccttccgggtgggcgATGAAAAAGTTTGCTCCATGTTTGCAAGTTAA